The window CTTTTTTGCCGGTCGGGACCAATGGTTATGGCCCGGGGTTTGCCTGAATTACATGGGTGGGGCTAGCTTGCCATGGCTTCTTTTTAATTTCGCCTTCTTATGAATCGGATCGATCGCCTTTTTGGGATACTCACCATGTTGCAGTCGAAGAAATATGTGCCGGCTGAAAAGATCGCGGAGAAATTCGGGATCAGCATCCGGACCGTATACCGTGATATCAAGGCCATTGGTGAGCAAGGTGTTCCGCTGGGCTTTGAACAGGGCAAAGGATACTATGTGATGCAGGGATACTTCCTGCCCCCGGTCTCCTTTACGACGGAAGAGGCCAATGCGCTCCTGTTGATGGAAGCCATGGTGGGTGGTTTTGCCGACCTGTCGATCAAGAAGCATTATTCTTCCGCCCTCGGTAAGGTGAAAACAGTTCTGAGGCATCAACAGAAAGAGAAGCTGGAATTCCTTGACCGCAATATCAAGTTCCATTTGCCGGAATGCTTCATGCCCGATTATGCCTATCTCTCGAAGATCCAGGCTGCTATTGCCGGTAGGACCATCCTGGAGATCGCTTATGAGAATAAGGAGGGGATTGCCAGCAGGAGAAGGGTAGAGCCCATCGGCCTGGTCTTTTATGCCTTTGCCTGGCACCTGATCGGCTGGTGCCATCACCGCAAGGATTACCGTGATTTCAGGGTGTCCAGGATCAAGTCCATGGTCAGCACCGACCTGCCTTTCCTGAATGAAAGCCTGATGGACCTGAATGATTATGTCAAGCTTTGCCCGATAGATCAATAAACTTTTTCACCCCATCGTCCACTATAGGATTTACGGAGTACTTGCCACAAAGGCTCAAAGGCACGAAGGAGCACGAAGACGTCTTCGTGCTCCTTCGAGTCTTAGTGACTTCGTGGCCCCTAACCATCACCCCTTATCAATAAATTTTTACCCCTCTCAAACAGACTGCCATAGGGTTGTCAGTGACCAGTATTTGCTTTGTGGTTCAATTAAAACATGAACCTATGACAATCTTAGCCAATTTGCTCCGTGAGCTGGAGCAGGAGTCAGTGACGACCAGGAAAATGCTGGAAAGGATCCCTGAAGACAAGTTCGACTGGAAGCCCCATCCCAAGAGTATGGACCTGCGTATGCTGTCCACCCACCTGGCAGAACTGCCTTCCTGGGTGCCGATGATCCTCCATACCAATGAACTTGATTTCGAAGTGATGGACCATAAACTCCCTGTTATCAAATCCCGTGCGGAACTACTGGCCTTTTTCGAGCAATCGCTGGCAGAAGGCAAGAAGGCCCTGGCCGAAGGGAATGACGGGATGCTGGAAGGCGACTGGACCCTTCGCAGTGGGGCGAAGATCCATGACGTATCTCCCAGGCCTGAAGTGATGCGCATGACCTATTGCCAGATCGTACACCATCGCGCCCAATTGGGGGTATACCTGAGACTGCTGGACGTACCTATCCCCGGCAGCTACGGACCCAGCGCGGATGAGAATACATTCTGATCCATGTGATCTACTGCCACTAAGGCCTTCGCTTTAATCTTCACAAGCTGGCCTTAGTGGTTTTTTATTGCGGATATTTGATCCAAATCGATAAAGGGAATGAAGTCCGCTACTGTACATGAGATCAAACAGGAATTGCAGCAATTGCCAGCCCAGGAATTGGTGGAATTGTGTTTAAGGCTGGCCAGGTTCAAGAAGGAGAACAAGGAACTGCTTACCTACCTCTTGTTTGAAGCGCAGGATGAAGAGGGCTATATCCGTTTGGTGAAGGAGTCCATCAGTGCGGACTTTGGTGGGATCAACCGGTCCAGTTTATATTTTGCCAAGAAGACCTTACGCAAGATCCTCCGAACCATCAATAAGTACTGCCGATATACCGGTTCCAAACAGGCAGAAGTGGAATGGCTGATCCACTATTGCCAGGAATTGAAAGCCTCGGGCATTGAATTTGAAAAGAGCCCGGCCTTATTGAACCTATACCAAGCCCAATTGAAGAAGATCAGCAAGGTCATTGATTCCCTGCATGAAGACCTGCAGTTCGAATACCGCCGAGAATTAAAGAAGCTCGGTTAGTCTTTGCTGTTAGCCTTCCCGTTTTATTGGATCACCAGTTTTTTGGTGAGTTGCCTTTGTCCGTCCTTGATGATGGTATAGATATAGATACCTGCCTGCAACCTGGATAGGTCGATGGATTGGATGGTGTTGCTCAGGCGCTGCTGGAAGAGGAGGCGGCCATTGATATCATACAATACAAAGGAAGTTCCTTCCGGGTCTTCCACCATTACTCTAAGCGACTGTCCTTTGTTGACCGGATTGGGAAAGACATAGTAAGGATTCTCATTGAATTGGTATACGGATTCATTGGGGGTATATAGCCTGGTGCCATTCTCGAGTTCAACATAGGCCCTGAAAATATTTAAGCCGTTTGAAGCAAATGTGGTAGTGATGTTTTGGAAGGTCACAACAGGGCTAACCGCTGATAACTCAATAAAGCCATTTTTGGTCAGTTGCTCAAAGCCGATCTTTTTTACGCTATAAGTGGTGCCCAATTCCAGTGTTAACCTTGCTTCATTGGGTTGACCTGCATCTGCCAGGAAGTTCCTGATATAACAGCCGGTCTGCTGCGTTTTGTAATTGAAGGTGTAGGCTTTCTCAGCTTCAACGCCGTTTGCTAATATGGGGGCGACAGTAAAATATTCATAGGGATTGTTGCTGGCATATTGTACCAATGCAGTATCTGTTAGTTCGGTAAAGGGTTCGAGGTAGCGATCACCAAGCCGGTACAACCTGTAGCCCTGTACAGCTGTTGGGGCTTTCTGCCAATAAATCAGGAAGGAGTCTACACAATTGAATCCTGTCCTGATCAATAAGTTATTGGAGATGCTGACGGTATCAGAATGGTAGGTGTTGGCGCCAATGGTCATCCTGAAGGTGATGCTGGCAAACTGGTCAGGAGCCTGCCACTTATAATGAGGTGTAGACAGGTCAACATTGGGATCCATCGACTGCCAACTGCCACTATTGTTAAGCTGGTATTCCAGTTGGCCAGTTCCATTATAACCGGATTGCCACCTGAGGGTGTTGCGTTTGCCGGGAAGGAGGTTATCCCCTTTTACAGGGAAGGTGAACTGGAAAGTATTGAGGGTATCAAAATGCCAGCTTAGCGCATAGGCCTGCAGGTTAGTGGCTAGGTTGTTAGCGCGGATCTTCACCAGGTAATTGCCCGCTGCCGGTATATCAAGGCTGATCATTTCCGTATTGTTCAGGCTATCCCTTTTCCTGGTGGCCAATTGGGTCAATGCATCAAGCGATGGGGTGCTGTTGAGCACCCAGGGTTGCCATATTTCCCCGGTCAATTCGTTGACCAGCTCCAGGTCGAGGTCATTGACCAGCGCCGTATTGCTGTTGGTAAGGGCTGCGGGATCCAGCCAGGAGAGGACAATCCTCGCTTGACCGATATTTTCGGGTATGGTTAACCGGTAGCTATCCTGCTGTCCGGTATTGATCATGCCATTATGGTATTGTCCTTTCTTTACCAGGGCGATCGCCCTGACAGCATTGACTGCCCCATAGCCGGAGGCGAAGTCGATGCCTCTCGCACCTATATCCGTTGCCGTGCTGGCCAGGATGGATTTTACCAGTGCCGCTGAAGGCAATTGGCCATGTTTGTCGCGGTAAGACTGCTGGATCAGAAGGGAGAAGCCGGATACCAGGGCAGCTGCACCGGAACTACCATCTTCCCCGAATGCTACCAGTTCGGGTTTGAGGCGGCCATCATAGGCCGGACCCCTGGAAATGGCAGCCGGAATATTACCAATTGAATCCATTGCGGCCACCAGGATCACGTTCTTGGCCATCTTGAAACTCCCGGTCAGGTTGGCCATTTTTTCAATGCCGGCATAAGGACCACTGGTGCTGGTGAGGCTGCCGGAATTACCTGCAGAAAACACATGGACCAGGTAAGGGAGGGCGTTGACCTGCTGGTCATAGGCCCGGGCGTCTGCACCATAGAAGTTCTCGATGCCGGTGCCATAGGAATGGTTCTGGACCGAAATGCCTGTCCCGGTTAGGTTGGCATCATTATCAGGAAGCAGGTTGGCAAAATCGGAGGAGCTGAACTGGCTGCCCCTGGCCACCCCTGTCCCGGTAAAATAGGTATTGCCGCCACCGGCTATAATAGTGGTCATGGTGGTGGCATGTGCCTGCATCAGTTTTGCGGCATCGGGGGAAGACTTATAACGGCCTTTGAAATCAATATCGACCGTATCCATTATTTCTTCCTTGATGGATACGGTAAGACCACGGCCATCAATGTCAGGCCATAGACGATGGGCGGCATTTACGGCATTGGCGCTCAGGTCGAAACCGGTCAGCTCCCTTTCCACAACAGGCTGGCGTTGGCGGGCAATGAAGCGTACCATTGTGTCCTGCAGGATATGCTTTTCCAGCCAATGGAAACTTGTCCGGATGATCGCTATGTTGTGTTGCCCGGAAACCTTGCTGAAGCTTATGTTGCGATTCCCTATGTAATGATCAGTGAATGCCTTTGGGTCACTCAGTTCCACTAAATAGGATTGTTGCTGGTCATCCTGCTTTGCTGCAAGGACAGTTTCTGCCAGCTCAGGGGATAGTTTCCAATAGTCGTTGACCGCAATGGGTTGAATGCCCTGCCGGATAAGTGAATTCCATTCCTGCTCCGTTGGGATGGCCACAATCACATAGTCCTTGTTGAAGCTGCGTAACACGCGGATGCCTTTCGGTAAAGTTTGGCCCGGAATGGCGTAGGCCTTTTGGGAAGGATTGAATGGTTCCCTGATTGTTGTTCCCACTTTGTTTTCGGTTATCCCCCTCCGCAATAAGGAGAGGGAACTGTCCCTATCGGTCAGTCCCTGGGCCAGGGAACTCACTGAACTGAAGGCGCAAAGGGCAAGGAACAGGGTGATTCGCATAGTTTTCAAAGGACTAAATTTAGGTAAAAGCGGGATGCATGCGGTAAGCTTAAACAAACCGGGGTTTTTCGGTAATCTTTTAAAAACACCCGGCATTAATGTTGAAATTACCGGGAAAATAGTATTTTAATAAGCCAAACAATAATTCGTATTCTATTTCAAACACCAAACAAACTAACACACATGCAAAACAAATTCCGTTTGTCAGCCTTAGCGCTGGCTTTGCTTATCGCAGGTGCTTCATGTAAGAAGGCTGCTACAGTGGCTGAAGAGCCAAATGCTGTAACCCAGGAAGTGGTGGATGGCATCAAGGCCATGGGTTTCACTACCACTGGCATCCAGGCCACCGATGGTGGTTACATTGTGGAAGGTGATATTTTCATCTCCAGGAATGACCTTGGCCGCAACATGCAAGGCGCTATCCTGCGTGTTGGCCAGTCAGAGCAGTACCGCACCACTAACCTGGTGACAGGTCTTCCCCGCGTGATCACCATTAGTGTTGATTCAAGGCTGGCTTCTTCCTATGTTGCCGCAACCGATGAAGCGATTGCCCGTTTCAATGCGGAGAACCTCCAGCTGACTTTCCAAAGGGTAAGTTCTGGTGCTAATATCGCGATTACCCAGGCTCCAAGGAATGCCCAGTACCTGGCTTCTGCCGGTTTCCCTACTGCGCAAGGCAATCCCCATAACCAGGTCCTGGTTAACACCCGTGCAATCGGCAGCCAGCCCCAGAGTACAGTGGCCACTATCCTGGCCCACGAGATCGGTCATTGCATTGGTTTCCGTCATACCGACTACATGGATCGCAGTTATAGCTGTGGTGGTTCAACTGCCAATGAAGGTGCTTCCACTGTAGGAGCTATCCTGATCCCAGGTACCCCTGCCGGTCCTGATCCAAACTCCTGGATGCTGGCTTGTATCGGTAGCGGCCAGAACCGTCCGTTCAATGCGAACGACAAGACTGCCCTCTCTTACCTGTATTAATTCATTCACTAGTTTGAAATAGTAGAAAAGGGACTGCAAATGCAGTCCTTTTTCTATTGTGCCTGATCGTGGTCTTGAATGGAGGCGAACAAGGCATGCTGACTGGCCGTATGCAGGTTGCGCCAAACCCGGTTGATCTCGGTAGCCGTGTTGGCAGCGGCGAGTCCAAGGAGCGGATAGATCTCATCTACATAATGCCTTGAACTATTGGCAAGTCCCCTGCTGCTTATTGCCAACAGATCTGAAAGTTCTTCCTGGAATATCCCAAAGGTGTTGCCGAATTTCCAGTAATCCTCAATGAGATCGTACCAAAGCTTTCGTAACGCGGTGATTTGTCGGTTGGATTCACTGATGGATCCCTTCACCATCCTGCCAAATGCTTCGTCTACCTGGCCTTTGGCGAGCCGCTCTTCATTGAGCTGCCCGGCCAATTCCAGGAATCGTATGGCCATTCCCGATAGATTGGCAGTGAGGGTAGCGGTGGCAAATGGCAAAAATGGAACCCGGAAGATCAGTCCATCGAGCCGCGCGGCGTCGGGTGTTATGACAAAACTCCTTGTTTCAGGAACTTCCAGTTCTTCTACTTCGTAACTGTTACTGGCAGTAGCGATCATGCCAATGGTTGACCAGTCATCGTTGATGATCACTTCTTCCTGTTTGAATACAAATGCCCTTATTGCCTGCTGTCCATTTGCATCCAGTATGGGTTGCCCATCTTTCTCCAGCAGGCAGTTGGCGGTGAAGGCAGTAGCGATCGGACTGCCTGTAGCGTATTTCCACCGTCCATTAATGATATACCCATTCCCTGTGATTTGGGCCGTACCAGTGGGTGCACCGCTGCCGGCGAGACAAACATGCGAATCGCCAAAGAACTCCTTTGCTGTTTCATCGGGAAGGAATCCAATGAACCAATTGGCGCCACTGCACAAGGTGACGGTCCATCCTATGCTTCCATCCACCCATGCCAGGGCTTCTTCCAACCTGATCACTTCAGGAAAGCCCAGCTCCAATCCTCCGTAGGCCTTTGGCACCATCATTCTCAACCAGCCCTCCTGGTGAAGAATGGCCACTTGTTCCGGGTGCAGTTGCCGCATTTGTTCGGCGCTTGCTGAATACCGGCGTATCCTTTCCATGATCGCTGCAGGGATGACCTGTTCCAATGCCAATGACTGGCCCATAATGCGTTTTTTTGATTGGCTACAAAGCTATAGGTTGGCGGTGAACACTACTGTTTTTCCCATGGATGGACCGGAACCTTTAGTTTTGCCCTCACTATTCAGTTGATATGAACCAAAGACTTGTCCAGATAGCCATTGTTGTAAGGGATTACGATGAAGCCATCCAATTTTATGTGCATACACTTGGTTTTGAACTGGTGGAAGATTCTGTAATGAGTCCCACCAAGCGCTGGGTGGTGGTTAGGCCAAAGGGGAGCGGAGGTGCCAATGTGCTATTGGCCAAGGCCGCTAATCCTGAACAGGAGAGCGTTGTCGGTCGCCAGACAGGTGGGCGCGTATTCCTTTTCCTGCATACCGATGATTTTGACCGTGATTATGAGCGCTATCGCGACGCGGGCGTGAAATTCATCCGGGAGCCGGCCGTTGAGGACTTTGGTAAGGTATCTGTTTTTGAAGACCTGTACGGGAACCTCTGGGACCTGATCGAGCCGAGATAAAAAATTAAGGAGCCATCCTTTTCCTGATGGCTCCATTTATGTTATTGATCAATATACAATTACCGGCCTGTTGGCTGCATGAGGCTGAATGATGCTTGCCTCTACATCAAAAACATCGCGGATCATGGCCGGGGTAAGGTTATGGGGTTGATCCAATCGATACACCATGGACCCTTCCTTCATCATCAATAAGGAATCTCCATATTGCAACCCCAGGTTGAGGTCATGAAGGATGCAAACAACAGTGACCCCTTGGTTGACCAAAGCTTTTGCTTCTTTCAAAACCTGGTGCTGGAATTTAATGTCCAGGCTGGCAACGGCTTCATCCAACAATAATAACTTGTTGGAGGGTTCTCCATCTGATTCCAGCTGGGCCAAGACCCTGGCAAATTGGACCCTTTGTTTCTCTCCTCCTGAAAGGGTTAAGTAGTCGCGCCCCGCCAGGTGCCGTACGCCTGTTCTTTGCATGGCCGTTTCCACAATACTTTCGTCAGCGGCGGATGGCCTGATATCAAAGAAGGGGTACCTGCCCATCATTACTACCTCGCCAACAGGTAGGGGAAAACTGAGCTGGGCATGTTGGCTCATTACTGCACGGAACCTGGCCAGTTCAGCTTTCCCGATGTTCTTCAGGTCGATGCCATTGAGAAAGACCTTTCCGCTGGTTGGGTTCAACTCACCGGCTATGAGTTTAAGTGTAGTGGATTTGCCGGAGCCATTCGGTCCAATGATCACATGCAGCTTGCCGGCTTCGAGGCAAACATCCAGTTTTTGGATGATCCTTTTTTTTCCTGAGCTGTATTCAACCTGTTCCAGTTTAACCATGATGCTCTCCTTTCGTGACCGCCAGTTGCGATCTCTTTAGCAGGATGATGAATATTGGTGCGCCAACCAAAGAGGTGATGATCCCGATCGGGATCTCTGCTGGCGCCAATAGAAGCCTGGCGGCCATATCGGCCAGGTTGAGCAGGATAGCCCCGGCCAATGCTGCAGCTGGCAACAGTTTCCGGTTATCACTACCCATGAGCAGGCGCAGGATGTGTGGAACGATCAGGCCGACAAAACTGATCACGCCAACGAATGCAGTGGCAATGGCTACCATGGCGGTATTCAGGATCATGATCTTTCGCTTAAGCATCACCGTATCAACGCCAAGGTAATTCGCATCTTCCTCGCCCAGCAATAATGTATTCAGTTGTTTGGCATAACGGAAAGCAAGCAGGCAGCCTGAAATTCCTGTAGTGCCAACGATCACTACCTGCCACCAGCTGGCGCCTGAAAAGGTTCCCAGGCTCCAGAAGGTGATGCTCCTGGCCTGGGGGTCACGGGCTATATAAGCCAGGAAGCCGGTTCCACTCAGGCCGATCGCATTGACTGCAATGCCTGCGAGTAAGAGGGATACAACCGATGAGCCTTTTCCTTCACCGGCCAATGTATACACCAGAAGGGTGGCCAGCATTGCCCCACCAAATGCAAATAGTGGGGCCAGCCATGCACCCAGGTTGGCCTTCAAGCCGGGATCTATCCCTGCTGCGAGCACAAATACCAGGGCGGCCCCGCATGCAGCGCCGGAGCTGGTGCCAACCAATCCCGGTTCAACAATGGGATTTCGAAATAGCCCCTGCATCAGCACACCGCTGACGGCCAGGATGGAACCAACCAGGCAACAAAGCAAGACCCTCGGCAGGCGAAGTTCAATGAAGACATTCTCCTGCAGGCCAATGAGCTCCTCGCCACTTAACCAATGCTGTATTCCCGAGACCATTGCTGTAACGGGGATCTGCACCGCCCCTTCTGCTATGGCTGCCACTGTTGTGACCACAAGGATCACGGCAAGTGCAGGGATAACTTGACGCTTATTTTTCATTGCTGCCATTTGGGTGGATCTGCTGGATCAATTGAATGATATTCTCGCCGGTCCTTGGACCAAAGTAAACCAGGTCATGCTCCTCAAAACGGATGATGCGTTTGTTTTTACCGGCCTTGGTCAGGGCAACACCTGGCACGGTACTGATGAACTTGTCCATGCTGCCCATCTGGTCATAGCCATAGTCTGTTGCTATGATGATATCAGGATCGGCAGCAGCAACCGCCTCCGCACTTAACTGGCGTGCCCCCTTGCCATCGTATCCTGCCACTTTCCCGCCCGCCAGCTCGATCATCTTATCGCCAGGACCTTTCCTGCCACTCATGACAAAATAGATATTCATGGCCCGGCCAAAATGAATGATCATTACTGATGGCGTGTCTGTAATGGCCCTTGATTGAAGGAATGCCTCCGCCTTTTGTAAATCGCTATCCATTTTGGCCACCAGTGAGTTGGCCATTTTTTCTTCATGGAAGAACTGTCCCAGTTCACGGATCAGCATCCTGGTGCTGTCGATGGTGTTCGCCCCACCAAAGCTTTTGACGCTTAGACCGGCTTTGGTGATCTGTGGCAGTACATTGTCAGGTCCGATATCATTACTGTGGACTACCAATCCGGGGTTCGCGGCAATGATGCCTTCCGGGTTCAGGGCACGGTGATAGCCCACGGTTGGTAATTGTTTGGCGCTGTCGGGATAGGTACTGCTAAGGTCTACTGCCACCAGCTCATGCCCTTTACCCAAGGCAAAGATGAATTCAGTAAGGTGCTTCGATAGACTGACGATCCGCATGCCTGCACCATCTTTTTCCTTCTTTCCAAAACGGCCACAGGCTGTCAATGTCCCGATGGCCAAAATGATCACAAGTATTTTTTTCATTGGTAAACAGTTGAAAGGGGCGATGGACCTGCCATCGCCCTTGTGGTTAAAAATGGTAAGCCAGGTTGACGCCCCCAAAGACCAGTGCGTTCCTCGCTGCCGGCACATAAGCATCGGGCAATTGGTTCGCGAATACCATGATATAATACCTGGTATTGGTCATATTGCTGATTCCCGCATAGGCATGGACGTTAAAATGCCTGCCCAGCATTTGCTGGATACCGATCTTGCCGTTCAGCAGGTTATAGCTGCTGGCGTAAAAGTCATTCAATGAAGTGATGGGCATCCTGTCGCGGTAATTGTACACCAGGTTGGCATAGATGCCATGACCGAATTGCAGGTCAACGCCCAGGTTGGCCACCACCCTGGCCACAGCCGCCACTTCCTTGTTGCTATAATCCTCTTTCACACTAACTGATTTCTGGATGGTGAATCCATCGCCATATTTGAAATCCGAAAAGGTCAGGTTGGCAAATGGACGGATGCTACGGACGAACTGCTCCTTGGATTGCCATACCATATAGTGTACCGATGCTTCCAGACCCTTGTGGATCTGCTTGCCCCCGTTCACCATATAGGAATAGAGGGTAGTATTGGGGGATGCGGGTGATTGAACGGCAACTGCAGTCATTTTATCTGCAAAGACTGCATGGAACAGGCTGAATTCATACTGGAGCCTTTTGTCCACTAATTGCCCTTTACTGCCGATCTCGAACTGGTTGCCGATCTCAGGTTTCAGGTCTTCATTCACCCTGCCGGTCGGTGGTGTGGCCGGGTTGGTCACGGCAGGTGTGGTGATATAGAAGTAGGAACTGACCGGGGCCTTGTAGCCCTTGCTGTAGGACGCATAAAGGGAAACATTCTTATTGATCACTTTATTGATGGCCAGGTGCGGGGACAACATGCCACTATAATTCCGTTGGTAACGGGTTGGCCTGGTTGGCAAGGCTGCATTGAAGCGATCGTTCAACTCCAGGTCCATCTGGCTCAGGCTGATGCCTCCGGTAATGGAAAGGTCCTTGGGAAGGGCGAGGGTCCATTCTGTAAAGACCGTACTGGTCTTACTGATGGTGGACACATTGGAGGTAGTGGCGTTGATCACCCAATAGGGACTTTGGCCATACACCCAGTTGTTGCCCGTATCATTGGGATCCTGTTTCATATTGTAACCAATGACCTGTGCATCCTGGCGCTGGGCTTCCACGCCGGTAATACCGTTAAGGCTGGTACCGCTGTTCAGCGCGAACCTGGTATTAAAGGTGGAGCGCAGGCCGTAATTGATGGAGGTCTTGTCCGTCCAACCGCCGGCACTGCTGGCATTACTGTTCAGTCCGGTTCCGTAGATGGAGGTGGTGTTGGAGAACTGCTTGGAGAACTGGTAAGTATGACCGATGCCTGCACGAATGGTGATCACATTGCTGTGTGCGTCACGCTTGATGTATTCAGGGTTGCCGGAATAATCCCCATTGTTCCATTGGTCAATGGTCAGTTCCCCAAACCTTTCATCGTAGCTGTTGGCATAACCCACAAAGGCATTGATGCTTTGTTTCTCATTGGGCTGGAAATTACCTGCAAAGTTCACGAAGTCCTTGCTGGACTTGTTATGGATACTATAGCCATCGGATTGCTGGTTGCCGTAGTTCAGCAGGATAGAAGAACGGTCGCTGCCCGACTGGAACTGCGTAGTGTAACGGCGAAGGCCATAGTTGCCAAACATGAGTTCCTGGCTCAGGCTGCTGCCTTTACCCGGTTTGATAGTATTCAGGTTCACGGCACCGGCGATGGCCAATCCATATAGGGTTCCTGCCGGTCCTTTGGTGACTTCCACATTACCAATAGAACTGAAGTCAATATCATCCATCACGGTAATGCCCTCGGCATCGGTAAGGGGGATGCCATTCAGGTATACTTTATAACCCTGGCCATCGAAATTGCTGCTGATGCCCCTGGTTCCCCTGGCACCAT is drawn from Flavihumibacter rivuli and contains these coding sequences:
- a CDS encoding TonB-dependent receptor, whose product is MRTLFSALLALGTSIAFAQEQQGKVFDIQSQQPLSGATIRMQGSKARTSDKNGSFNFNCGTAKSLTVSFVGYETITVTIKDCNTPLAIGMTPRSQQLDEVEISAISNQNRQLLYQPVSLTKLSETELKRSVGLYLDDAINTNVPGVTMNRRTVSAGQQFNIRGYGNGARGTRGISSNFDGQGYKVYLNGIPLTDAEGITVMDDIDFSSIGNVEVTKGPAGTLYGLAIAGAVNLNTIKPGKGSSLSQELMFGNYGLRRYTTQFQSGSDRSSILLNYGNQQSDGYSIHNKSSKDFVNFAGNFQPNEKQSINAFVGYANSYDERFGELTIDQWNNGDYSGNPEYIKRDAHSNVITIRAGIGHTYQFSKQFSNTTSIYGTGLNSNASSAGGWTDKTSINYGLRSTFNTRFALNSGTSLNGITGVEAQRQDAQVIGYNMKQDPNDTGNNWVYGQSPYWVINATTSNVSTISKTSTVFTEWTLALPKDLSITGGISLSQMDLELNDRFNAALPTRPTRYQRNYSGMLSPHLAINKVINKNVSLYASYSKGYKAPVSSYFYITTPAVTNPATPPTGRVNEDLKPEIGNQFEIGSKGQLVDKRLQYEFSLFHAVFADKMTAVAVQSPASPNTTLYSYMVNGGKQIHKGLEASVHYMVWQSKEQFVRSIRPFANLTFSDFKYGDGFTIQKSVSVKEDYSNKEVAAVARVVANLGVDLQFGHGIYANLVYNYRDRMPITSLNDFYASSYNLLNGKIGIQQMLGRHFNVHAYAGISNMTNTRYYIMVFANQLPDAYVPAARNALVFGGVNLAYHF